The following coding sequences lie in one Maribacter forsetii DSM 18668 genomic window:
- a CDS encoding transglutaminase family protein → MIFNVTHITKYDYNAPVSYCHNIATLRPRESKGQELIVYSIDISPEPAEISERKDFFGNYITRFSIQTEHKTLKVTTRSKINREYAKFHESFNSDACKSITMNDALAALNGMHPEILEAKQYVLESIFIRRTDKAIRDYAELSFKGNRSVFDAAYELMQRIYTDFDFDSEFSTISTPIEEVMKEKKGVCQDFAQIAIACIRSVGLPARYISGYIETLPAPGKEKLVGADASHAWFAIYIPGFGWVDFDPTNNQIPKDQHIVVGWGRDYYDVPPLKGVVYGSGQSKLDVAVDIAAEV, encoded by the coding sequence ATGATATTCAACGTTACACATATTACGAAGTACGATTACAATGCCCCAGTGAGCTATTGTCATAATATAGCAACGCTTCGTCCTAGGGAATCTAAAGGGCAAGAGTTGATAGTATATAGTATTGATATTTCACCGGAACCCGCGGAAATAAGTGAACGCAAAGATTTCTTTGGAAATTATATAACGCGTTTTTCTATACAGACAGAGCATAAAACTTTGAAGGTTACTACTAGGAGTAAGATTAATAGGGAATATGCCAAATTTCATGAATCTTTCAATAGCGATGCCTGTAAAAGCATTACCATGAACGATGCACTTGCTGCATTGAACGGCATGCATCCAGAAATATTAGAGGCCAAGCAATATGTATTAGAGTCCATTTTTATAAGAAGAACAGATAAGGCTATACGTGATTACGCGGAGTTATCTTTTAAAGGAAATAGATCTGTTTTTGATGCGGCTTATGAATTGATGCAACGTATTTATACCGATTTTGATTTTGATTCAGAATTCTCAACGATTTCAACACCAATAGAAGAGGTAATGAAAGAGAAAAAAGGTGTGTGTCAAGATTTTGCCCAAATTGCCATTGCTTGTATACGTTCTGTTGGTTTGCCTGCTAGATATATTAGTGGGTATATAGAAACCTTGCCAGCACCAGGTAAGGAGAAATTAGTGGGTGCAGATGCTTCTCATGCATGGTTTGCCATTTATATACCCGGTTTTGGTTGGGTAGACTTTGACCCAACAAATAATCAGATACCAAAAGACCAACATATAGTAGTGGGTTGGGGTAGAGACTACTATGACGTACCACCTTTAAAAGGTGTTGTTTATGGCAGTGGTCAGAGTAAATTGGATGTAGCGGTAGATATTGCTGCGGAGGTATAA